Proteins from a genomic interval of Kribbella aluminosa:
- a CDS encoding inositol-3-phosphate synthase gives MTSIRVAIVGVGNCASSLVQGVHYYRDAKPEERVPGLMHVVFGEYHVRDVEFVAAFDVDGKKVGLDLADAIGASENNTIKICDVPPTGVTVQRGHTLDGLGKYYRETITESDASPVDVVATLREAQVDVLVCYLPVGSEQAAKFYAQCAIDAGVAFVNALPVFIAGTKEWADKFTAAGVPIVGDDIKSQIGATITHRVLTKLFEDRGVTVDRTYQLNVGGNMDFKNMLERERLESKKISKTQSVTSQLRDEIDPRNVHIGPSDYVAWLDDRKWAFIRLEGRNFGDVPLSLEYKLEVWDSPNSAGIIIDAIRAVKIAKDRGIGGPILSASSYFMKSPPEQYADDVCRDLVEKFIRGEVER, from the coding sequence ATGACCTCGATCCGAGTGGCGATCGTCGGCGTCGGCAACTGCGCAAGCTCGCTCGTCCAGGGCGTGCACTACTACCGCGACGCCAAGCCCGAGGAGCGTGTCCCGGGTCTGATGCACGTCGTGTTCGGCGAGTACCACGTGCGCGACGTCGAGTTCGTCGCGGCGTTCGACGTCGACGGCAAGAAGGTCGGCCTCGACCTCGCCGACGCGATCGGCGCCAGCGAGAACAACACGATCAAGATCTGCGACGTACCGCCGACCGGCGTGACGGTGCAGCGCGGTCACACCCTCGACGGCCTCGGCAAGTACTACCGGGAGACCATCACCGAGTCCGACGCTTCGCCGGTCGACGTCGTCGCGACGCTGCGGGAGGCCCAGGTCGACGTACTCGTCTGCTACCTGCCGGTGGGGTCGGAGCAGGCGGCGAAGTTCTACGCGCAGTGCGCGATCGACGCGGGTGTCGCGTTCGTGAACGCGCTGCCGGTGTTCATCGCCGGCACCAAGGAGTGGGCGGACAAGTTCACCGCGGCCGGCGTGCCGATCGTCGGCGACGACATCAAGTCGCAGATCGGCGCGACCATCACGCACCGGGTGCTGACCAAGCTGTTCGAGGACCGCGGCGTCACGGTGGACCGGACGTACCAGCTGAACGTCGGCGGCAACATGGACTTCAAGAACATGCTCGAGCGCGAGCGGCTGGAGTCCAAGAAGATCAGCAAGACCCAGTCCGTCACCTCACAGCTGCGCGACGAGATCGATCCCCGCAACGTGCACATCGGCCCGTCCGACTACGTGGCCTGGCTGGACGACCGCAAGTGGGCGTTCATCCGGCTCGAGGGCCGCAACTTCGGCGACGTACCGCTGTCGCTGGAGTACAAGCTCGAGGTCTGGGACTCGCCGAACTCGGCCGGCATCATCATCGACGCGATCCGCGCGGTCAAGATCGCCAAGGACCGCGGCATCGGCGGCCCGATCCTGTCCGCGTCGTCGTACTTCATGAAGTCGCCGCCGGAGCAGTACGCCGACGACGTCTGCCGCGACCTCGTCGAGAAGTTCATCCGCGGCGAGGTCGAGCGCTGA
- a CDS encoding PadR family transcriptional regulator, with protein sequence MGNRSGVLELAVLGLLHEAPMHGYELRKRVNAQFGWGRVLSFGSLYPCLKAMLRNGLITADPGTPESGRRPKIVYTITADGKDYFAHAMHEAGPSAWEDDTFGVRFSFFGRTDPATRLRILEGRRARMEERLANFRAAMSRTAERVDAYTLELQRHGLESAEREVRWLNELIDGERRQQRPPDQHHPPTQGDSR encoded by the coding sequence ATGGGAAACCGCAGTGGGGTCCTGGAGCTCGCCGTACTCGGTCTGCTGCACGAAGCGCCGATGCACGGTTACGAGCTCCGCAAGCGCGTCAACGCCCAGTTCGGTTGGGGACGTGTGCTGTCGTTCGGTTCGCTCTACCCGTGCCTGAAGGCGATGCTCCGCAACGGGCTGATCACGGCCGACCCCGGGACGCCGGAGTCGGGTCGCCGGCCCAAGATCGTCTACACGATCACCGCCGACGGGAAGGACTACTTCGCGCACGCGATGCACGAAGCCGGTCCGTCGGCCTGGGAGGACGACACCTTCGGCGTCCGCTTCTCGTTCTTCGGCCGGACCGATCCGGCCACCCGGTTGCGCATCCTCGAGGGCCGCAGGGCCCGGATGGAGGAGCGGCTGGCCAACTTCCGGGCGGCGATGAGCCGGACGGCGGAGCGGGTCGACGCCTACACCCTCGAGCTGCAACGGCACGGCCTGGAGTCGGCCGAGCGCGAGGTCCGCTGGCTGAACGAGTTGATCGACGGCGAGCGGCGCCAACAGCGGCCCCCTGACCAGCACCATCCGCCTACCCAAGGAGATTCCAGATGA
- a CDS encoding MarR family winged helix-turn-helix transcriptional regulator, whose translation MDDDLRFDHGDRTPERVKAQLSRLVGMTAAQTQRVSSEALRAIGAHKDHFVVLAALAEFGPASQAAVAGRARVYKSDLVAVLNELSDGGWIHRAPDPTDKRRNVITITPAGEARLAELDRILSAVNNHLTAPLTADERAQLFTLLTRVNDHLARSPNLP comes from the coding sequence ATGGACGACGACCTGCGGTTCGATCACGGTGACCGGACGCCCGAGCGGGTGAAGGCGCAGCTGTCCCGCCTCGTCGGGATGACCGCGGCCCAGACGCAGCGCGTTTCCAGCGAGGCACTCCGCGCCATCGGTGCCCACAAGGACCACTTCGTCGTGCTCGCGGCACTCGCCGAGTTCGGTCCGGCCAGCCAGGCAGCGGTCGCCGGCCGGGCACGCGTCTACAAGAGCGACCTGGTCGCCGTACTCAACGAACTGTCGGACGGCGGCTGGATCCACCGCGCTCCGGACCCGACCGACAAACGCCGCAACGTCATAACGATCACCCCCGCCGGCGAAGCCCGGCTAGCTGAGCTCGACCGCATCCTGTCTGCGGTCAACAACCACCTCACGGCGCCTCTGACCGCGGACGAACGAGCTCAGCTCTTCACCCTCCTGACCCGAGTCAACGACCACCTCGCGCGTTCCCCCAACCTGCCGTGA
- a CDS encoding short-chain fatty acid transporter, whose amino-acid sequence MTDSHGKHARAEAEAEGVLARLALRFTAFTEKWLPDAFGFVLVGTFVVLLFGLVTGEPLLKRPDDPAATKGFGMVDAWGIGFWSLITFTLQMAMIIIGGHAVATSGPIARLITRLARIPKSPRSAVAFVAAVAMPASYLNWAFSLIFAAILAREVARNVPKADYRALGAMAFLGLGTVWAQGLSGSAALQVASASSSPSPVQEVIKAAGHASGLIPLSDTIFTWQAIVATLIVYVVGVAMAWFIAPGEGNARTAEDIGIELKPLIGRGSPYNGQRDEKRRPGDWLEHSPLFSLLIVLLGAVYLVRYFSGKNFFNALDLNTVNLVLFLLAMLLHWRPWRMARAVRDGAPAAAGVLLQFPLYGGIFGMIAYTGISGRLAGWLVNASSQFLFPPLVAIYSCILGIFVPSGGSKWVIEAPYVLQAANTLHVDAGWMVVVYDLGEASANLLQPFWMLPTLAILGLKARDIMGYTFTMFLACFPAALIALTLLAPHVTS is encoded by the coding sequence ATGACCGACAGTCATGGGAAGCACGCCAGAGCCGAGGCCGAGGCCGAGGGCGTGCTCGCCCGGCTGGCCCTGCGGTTCACCGCCTTCACCGAGAAGTGGCTGCCGGACGCGTTCGGGTTCGTCCTGGTCGGTACGTTCGTGGTGCTGCTGTTCGGCCTGGTCACCGGTGAGCCGCTGCTGAAGCGCCCCGACGACCCGGCCGCGACCAAGGGCTTCGGGATGGTCGATGCCTGGGGCATCGGGTTCTGGTCGCTGATCACGTTCACCCTGCAGATGGCGATGATCATCATCGGCGGGCACGCCGTCGCCACCAGCGGGCCGATCGCCCGGTTGATCACCCGCCTCGCGCGGATCCCGAAGAGCCCGCGGAGTGCCGTCGCGTTCGTCGCCGCGGTCGCGATGCCGGCGTCGTACCTGAACTGGGCCTTCAGCCTGATCTTCGCCGCGATCCTGGCCCGCGAGGTGGCCCGGAACGTACCGAAGGCCGACTATCGCGCGCTCGGTGCGATGGCGTTCCTCGGCCTCGGGACCGTGTGGGCGCAGGGGTTGTCGGGCTCTGCCGCGTTGCAGGTGGCGAGTGCGAGCAGCAGTCCGTCGCCGGTACAGGAGGTGATCAAGGCGGCCGGTCATGCCAGCGGCCTGATCCCGCTCAGCGACACGATCTTCACCTGGCAGGCGATCGTCGCGACACTGATCGTGTACGTCGTCGGCGTCGCGATGGCGTGGTTCATCGCCCCGGGCGAGGGCAATGCGCGGACCGCGGAGGACATCGGCATCGAGCTCAAACCGCTCATTGGACGCGGGTCGCCATACAACGGTCAGCGGGACGAGAAGCGCAGGCCGGGTGACTGGCTTGAACACTCACCGTTGTTCAGTCTGCTGATCGTGCTGCTCGGTGCGGTCTACCTCGTGCGGTACTTCAGCGGGAAGAACTTCTTCAACGCGCTCGACCTGAACACGGTCAACCTGGTGCTGTTCCTGCTCGCGATGCTGCTGCACTGGCGCCCGTGGCGGATGGCGCGTGCGGTCCGCGACGGTGCCCCGGCTGCGGCCGGCGTACTGCTCCAGTTCCCCTTGTACGGCGGGATCTTCGGGATGATCGCCTACACCGGGATCTCCGGGCGCCTGGCCGGCTGGCTGGTGAACGCGAGCAGCCAGTTCCTGTTCCCGCCGCTGGTCGCGATCTACTCGTGCATCCTCGGCATCTTCGTTCCCAGCGGTGGCAGCAAGTGGGTGATCGAGGCGCCGTACGTCCTGCAGGCCGCGAACACGCTGCACGTCGACGCGGGCTGGATGGTCGTCGTGTACGACCTCGGGGAGGCAAGCGCCAACCTGCTGCAACCGTTCTGGATGCTGCCGACGCTCGCCATCCTCGGCCTCAAGGCACGGGACATCATGGGCTACACGTTCACGATGTTCCTGGCTTGTTTCCCTGCCGCACTGATCGCGTTGACGCTACTGGCGCCCCACGTCACCTCATGA
- a CDS encoding GNAT family N-acetyltransferase, producing MIEIRDYRDADATSWLRCRLLSFFNTEYFDDVVVERPTLENPVHRLVAVENDTVVGLMDVELFPDRATIAVLAIHPDHQREGLATRLLDAVLPRLESDVLDAWTRGDAAANDWYQRISAEAVMRERFGRVHVCRQYVRRL from the coding sequence ATGATCGAGATCCGTGACTACCGTGACGCCGACGCCACCAGTTGGCTCCGCTGCCGCCTGCTGAGCTTCTTCAACACCGAGTACTTCGACGACGTCGTCGTCGAGCGCCCCACGTTGGAGAACCCCGTCCATCGCCTGGTCGCCGTCGAGAACGACACAGTCGTCGGCCTGATGGACGTCGAACTCTTCCCGGACCGCGCGACCATCGCCGTACTCGCCATCCACCCCGATCACCAACGCGAGGGCCTGGCCACGCGCCTCCTCGACGCGGTCCTTCCGCGGCTCGAGAGCGACGTACTGGACGCCTGGACCCGCGGGGACGCGGCCGCAAACGACTGGTACCAGCGGATCTCGGCCGAGGCGGTGATGCGGGAGCGGTTCGGGCGGGTGCATGTGTGTCGGCAGTACGTGCGAAGGTTGTAG
- a CDS encoding M20 metallopeptidase family protein, whose translation MEFVAEGVGIAGGLVELRRVLHREPEVGLVLPRTQQVVMDALAGLPLEVSTGREVTSVVGVLRGGSPGPTVLLRGDMDALPVVEETGLGYAAENGNMHACGHDLHTAGLVGAARLLSAHREELHGNVIFMFQPGEEGLGGAGYMLREGLLDATGDKPIAAYALHVWAQAAKGVFQFRPGTMMASSNQLHITVYGKGGHGSMPATTVDPVPVVAEIVLALQAYVTRRVDVFDPVVVTVTQLEAGVAINVIPNSARLGATVRTLSDAMLEQLTRDLPALAERIAAAHGCTVDARLNPQYPVTVNDAGRTAETTEVLTGLFGAERVERLRNPLMGAEDFSMVLREVPGTFAMMGARPDDVAAGEAPSNHSSVVRFDDAVLGDNAAALAELAARHLIQA comes from the coding sequence GTGGAGTTTGTTGCTGAGGGCGTGGGGATTGCGGGCGGGTTGGTGGAGTTGCGGCGGGTGTTGCATCGGGAGCCTGAGGTGGGGCTGGTGTTGCCGCGGACTCAGCAGGTGGTGATGGATGCGTTGGCGGGGTTGCCGTTGGAGGTCAGCACCGGGCGTGAGGTCACGTCTGTCGTCGGAGTGCTGCGGGGTGGTTCGCCGGGGCCGACCGTGTTGTTGCGTGGGGACATGGACGCGTTGCCGGTGGTCGAAGAGACAGGGCTCGGGTATGCGGCGGAGAACGGCAACATGCATGCCTGCGGCCACGATCTGCACACGGCAGGGCTGGTTGGTGCGGCGCGGCTGCTGAGTGCCCATCGGGAAGAGCTGCACGGGAACGTGATCTTCATGTTCCAGCCCGGTGAGGAAGGGCTCGGCGGGGCCGGGTACATGCTGCGCGAAGGTCTGCTGGATGCGACCGGTGACAAGCCGATCGCGGCGTACGCACTGCATGTCTGGGCGCAGGCCGCGAAGGGGGTCTTCCAGTTCAGGCCGGGGACGATGATGGCGAGCTCGAACCAGTTGCACATCACCGTGTACGGCAAGGGCGGGCACGGGTCGATGCCGGCGACGACGGTCGACCCGGTGCCGGTGGTGGCGGAGATCGTGCTGGCGTTGCAGGCATACGTGACGCGGCGGGTCGATGTGTTCGACCCTGTGGTGGTCACCGTGACGCAACTCGAGGCGGGTGTCGCGATCAACGTCATCCCGAACTCGGCCCGCCTCGGTGCGACGGTACGGACGCTGTCCGACGCGATGCTCGAGCAGCTGACCCGCGACCTGCCCGCCCTCGCGGAACGGATCGCGGCCGCGCACGGCTGCACCGTCGACGCGCGGCTGAACCCGCAGTACCCGGTGACGGTGAACGATGCCGGGCGTACGGCGGAGACGACCGAGGTACTGACCGGGTTGTTCGGCGCGGAGCGGGTGGAGCGGTTGCGGAACCCGTTGATGGGCGCCGAGGACTTCTCGATGGTGCTGCGCGAGGTGCCGGGGACGTTCGCGATGATGGGTGCGCGGCCGGACGATGTGGCTGCGGGCGAGGCGCCGTCCAACCACTCGAGTGTCGTGCGGTTCGACGACGCGGTCCTCGGCGACAACGCTGCAGCGTTGGCTGAGCTGGCCGCCCGCCACTTGATACAAGCCTGA
- a CDS encoding family 43 glycosylhydrolase, with translation MIRLSLLAAGLTLLVSSVSHAAAPPAAGYTNPVTAGYSADFPDPSMIKGRDGWWYAYSTGGPYAKDGHDGDSYKIARSRDLTHWEKVGSVFGANNRPTWADPSSGFWAPDIRYLDGKYVLYFTVPNTTTTPGDWDYAIGAATAPTPAGPWTDSGAPVVAPRPAAGGGFQWTIDPAEFTDTDGTRYLYWGSYNGGIHAVRLTPDGLRTVGAVTDVARDRFEGAYVVKHDGYYYLFGSSSNCCAGPTTGYAVFAGRSRSPLGPFLDREGHGLNASRTGGTPVVAPNGNRWVGTGHASVVTDLSGQQWLAYHGVDRTDPFVTNSNGWLLRPMLLDRLDWIDGWPEVNAGAGPRESSKVSPVTTSTATQGNVRVEADVTGTGQGVSAHGVTAVLNKGQLKVTNRAGFTRSVPVPLDVPGTIALEIRNNQATAEFSEDRLGDPLATVQLPALPGAGAAAPVGGAGNFSVAPLYKPVTRAAPTPRIGRVDPQYSDEFTRGLGAGWTWRNVSPDATVANGALRWKTETNDLTDNNTAAKASLLLRDQPSGNFVVETKLHLDVGTDTVRNYQQAGLLVYLDDENWMRLDHVAGGTSRFVEFGKRMRFTPVGAPSVVTFGGAMIGPPAETTWLRLAHDVVPQTGEHRYRAASSTDGKHWVWGAAWTLPAGTTPRIGLVSQGSSAQTEAQYGKATAQFDYFRVMRPPVLD, from the coding sequence GTGATCCGCCTCTCACTGCTCGCAGCGGGCCTGACGCTGCTCGTCTCCTCGGTCAGTCACGCCGCGGCCCCGCCGGCCGCCGGCTACACGAATCCGGTCACCGCCGGGTACTCGGCCGACTTCCCGGACCCTTCGATGATCAAGGGCCGCGACGGCTGGTGGTACGCGTACTCGACCGGCGGCCCGTACGCGAAGGACGGGCACGACGGCGACTCGTACAAGATCGCCCGTTCCCGCGACCTCACCCACTGGGAGAAGGTCGGCTCGGTCTTCGGCGCGAACAACCGGCCGACCTGGGCGGATCCGAGCAGCGGGTTCTGGGCGCCGGACATCCGCTACCTCGACGGGAAGTACGTCCTGTACTTCACGGTCCCGAACACCACGACGACGCCGGGCGACTGGGACTACGCGATCGGTGCCGCCACCGCGCCGACCCCGGCCGGCCCGTGGACCGACTCCGGCGCACCGGTCGTAGCACCACGGCCGGCCGCGGGCGGTGGATTCCAGTGGACGATCGACCCGGCCGAGTTCACGGACACGGACGGTACGCGGTACCTGTACTGGGGCAGCTACAACGGCGGCATCCACGCCGTACGGCTGACGCCTGACGGCCTGCGTACGGTCGGAGCGGTCACAGACGTCGCCCGGGACCGCTTCGAGGGCGCGTACGTCGTGAAGCACGACGGGTACTACTACCTGTTCGGCTCCTCCTCGAACTGCTGCGCCGGCCCGACTACTGGGTACGCCGTGTTCGCCGGACGGTCCCGCAGTCCGCTCGGCCCATTCCTGGACCGGGAGGGCCACGGCCTGAACGCGTCCCGCACAGGCGGTACGCCGGTGGTCGCGCCGAACGGGAACCGCTGGGTCGGTACCGGCCACGCGTCGGTCGTCACGGACCTGAGCGGCCAGCAGTGGCTCGCGTACCACGGTGTGGACCGCACCGATCCGTTCGTGACCAACAGCAACGGCTGGCTCCTCCGGCCGATGCTGCTCGACCGACTCGACTGGATCGACGGCTGGCCGGAAGTGAACGCTGGGGCCGGTCCTCGTGAGTCCAGCAAGGTCTCGCCAGTCACGACCTCTACTGCGACGCAAGGCAACGTACGGGTCGAAGCAGACGTCACAGGCACTGGCCAGGGCGTCTCGGCGCACGGTGTGACAGCCGTACTCAACAAGGGCCAGCTGAAGGTGACCAACCGCGCCGGCTTCACCCGTAGCGTGCCTGTGCCTCTCGACGTACCAGGCACCATCGCACTGGAGATCCGCAACAACCAAGCGACCGCAGAGTTCAGTGAGGACCGACTGGGCGATCCGCTGGCGACGGTCCAGCTGCCTGCACTGCCTGGCGCAGGAGCAGCCGCGCCTGTGGGCGGTGCCGGCAACTTCTCCGTTGCACCGCTCTACAAGCCGGTCACCCGCGCAGCCCCGACGCCACGCATCGGCCGGGTCGACCCGCAGTACTCCGACGAGTTCACCCGCGGACTGGGCGCCGGATGGACCTGGCGGAACGTCAGCCCGGACGCGACGGTCGCCAACGGCGCACTGCGGTGGAAGACCGAGACGAACGATCTCACCGACAACAACACCGCGGCCAAGGCGTCGCTGCTGCTCCGCGACCAGCCGAGCGGCAACTTCGTGGTGGAGACCAAGCTGCACCTCGACGTCGGCACCGACACGGTGCGGAACTACCAGCAGGCGGGTCTGTTGGTCTACCTGGACGACGAGAACTGGATGCGGCTCGATCATGTTGCCGGAGGCACCAGCCGGTTCGTCGAGTTCGGCAAGCGGATGCGGTTCACGCCGGTCGGAGCTCCGTCGGTGGTCACGTTCGGCGGCGCGATGATCGGCCCGCCGGCCGAGACGACCTGGTTGCGACTGGCGCACGACGTCGTACCGCAGACCGGCGAGCACAGGTACCGCGCAGCGTCCAGCACCGACGGGAAGCACTGGGTGTGGGGCGCGGCGTGGACCCTGCCCGCCGGTACGACGCCCCGGATCGGCCTGGTGTCACAGGGCTCGTCCGCGCAGACAGAAGCGCAGTACGGCAAGGCAACCGCACAGTTCGACTATTTCCGGGTCATGAGGCCTCCCGTTCTGGACTGA
- a CDS encoding DUF72 domain-containing protein — translation MLYVGCAQWTHAAWPQPSRDKLRSYASWCNAVESNTTFYATPSRSAVENWAAQTPPDFRFVVKLPQVITHERRLTNVDAELRAFLSAIEPLGPRNHTVWIQLPAAFSPTDLGALAAFLHNSPREHRYAVEVRHRSFFDDPQAAANLERVLARAQAEWIPFDTGTLFARRPTSFAERDAWMKKPRVARRTRALTGHPIVRYIGRDSVAETVDGWAYLVELVVEWLTEGRSPTIFLHTPDNAEALNLARHFHATVAAAVPTLGPLPEPVATEPPTLF, via the coding sequence ATGCTGTACGTCGGTTGTGCGCAGTGGACGCACGCCGCGTGGCCGCAGCCGTCGCGGGACAAGCTGCGGTCGTACGCCTCGTGGTGCAACGCGGTCGAGAGCAACACGACCTTCTACGCGACGCCGTCCCGCTCCGCCGTGGAGAACTGGGCCGCGCAGACGCCGCCCGACTTCCGGTTCGTGGTGAAGTTGCCGCAGGTCATCACGCACGAACGCCGGCTCACCAACGTCGACGCCGAACTGCGCGCGTTCCTGAGCGCGATCGAACCGCTCGGGCCGCGCAACCACACGGTCTGGATCCAGCTACCGGCCGCCTTCTCCCCGACCGACCTCGGCGCGCTCGCGGCCTTCCTGCACAACTCCCCCAGAGAACATCGGTACGCCGTGGAGGTCCGGCACCGGTCGTTCTTCGACGATCCACAGGCTGCTGCGAATCTCGAACGCGTACTGGCGCGCGCTCAGGCCGAGTGGATCCCGTTCGACACCGGCACGCTGTTCGCCCGCCGGCCGACCAGTTTCGCCGAGCGCGACGCGTGGATGAAGAAACCCAGGGTCGCCCGCCGAACCCGCGCGCTGACCGGCCACCCGATCGTCCGCTACATCGGCCGCGACTCCGTCGCCGAGACCGTGGACGGCTGGGCGTACCTCGTCGAACTGGTCGTCGAGTGGCTCACCGAAGGCCGCTCACCGACGATCTTCCTGCACACCCCCGACAACGCCGAGGCCTTGAACCTCGCCCGCCACTTTCACGCGACGGTGGCCGCAGCCGTCCCCACACTGGGCCCGCTCCCGGAACCCGTCGCAACCGAGCCGCCCACGCTGTTCTAG
- a CDS encoding transglycosylase domain-containing protein, with protein MSEGRRKATPRRRKKHWAVRVLGWLAALMFVGVIGAVAAFFVIYQTTKIPDPNKEFATNTTTVTYADGIQPLGSFFEQNRHSVPLAQIPKHVQDAVIAAEDRTFWTNPGISPQGMVRAAWNIARGQQLQGGSTITQQYVKVMYLTQERTFTRKLQELFIATKLGRTRDKSATLEGYLNTIYFGKGAYGISAAGQAYFSQPDPRKLTVQQAALLATVLNNPTLFDVTDTDPRTKKRIVDRYHYVLDGMQQMGTISSAQEAKYANKLPQLNPPKQTSGRYQGPKGYLLDMARRELLQRGFTDDQISGGGLKVTTTFSYGQQKNMIVAAQTKVPDKKDNLHVGMATVQPGTGRLLAVYGGPDYVKSQLNWATAKARPGSGFKPFALAAALKDGKSIYDIFQGNSPIKIQGQKLGNEFNRDYGDVTLLKATEQSINTAFYDLVDNKMDNGPDKVVTAAEAAGIPKTKVLEDGRHNPSTVLGPDPYASAVDMAEAYATFAADGVYAPLHVISEVKGQDGKVLFTDKSLDKDKKQAFTPDIARMVNYVLQDVVTGGTGTGAKALGRPVAGKTGTAGGVAVEDRTKDNACGGCMAGSATLTSWWTGYTPQLSTAVVYRAGKTGESNLDPYSSDKAFFGGNWPLQTWLAYMKPALNGVAEEAFQDPNADQIKDTTTPTYTPPPNTPTNTPTNTPTNTPPPSTPPPSTPPPSTPDKPTNTPTNTKPTQPTTPVIPTLPTGGPTKPSNTPKKPGTGGQ; from the coding sequence GTGAGTGAAGGTCGTAGAAAGGCCACGCCGCGCCGGCGCAAGAAACACTGGGCGGTCCGGGTTCTGGGCTGGCTGGCCGCACTCATGTTCGTCGGCGTCATCGGCGCGGTGGCAGCGTTCTTCGTCATCTACCAGACGACCAAGATCCCGGACCCGAACAAGGAATTCGCCACCAACACCACCACGGTGACGTACGCCGACGGGATCCAGCCGCTCGGCAGCTTCTTCGAACAGAACCGGCACTCGGTGCCGCTGGCCCAGATCCCGAAGCACGTCCAGGACGCGGTGATCGCGGCCGAGGACCGGACGTTCTGGACCAACCCCGGCATCTCGCCCCAAGGCATGGTGCGAGCCGCCTGGAACATCGCGCGTGGTCAGCAACTGCAGGGTGGCTCGACCATCACTCAGCAGTACGTGAAGGTCATGTACCTGACTCAGGAGCGGACCTTCACCCGAAAGCTCCAGGAGCTGTTCATCGCGACCAAGCTCGGCCGGACGCGGGACAAGAGCGCGACGCTCGAGGGCTACCTGAACACCATCTACTTCGGTAAGGGTGCCTACGGTATCTCCGCCGCCGGCCAGGCCTACTTCTCCCAGCCGGATCCGCGGAAGCTGACGGTCCAGCAGGCGGCGCTGCTGGCGACCGTGCTGAACAACCCCACGCTCTTCGATGTCACCGACACCGATCCGCGGACGAAGAAGCGGATCGTCGACAGGTACCACTACGTCCTGGACGGTATGCAGCAGATGGGCACGATCTCGTCGGCCCAGGAGGCGAAGTACGCCAACAAGCTGCCTCAGCTCAATCCCCCGAAGCAGACCAGCGGCCGCTACCAGGGTCCGAAGGGCTACCTGCTGGACATGGCCCGTAGGGAGTTGCTGCAACGGGGCTTCACCGACGATCAGATCAGCGGCGGCGGACTGAAGGTCACGACCACCTTCAGCTACGGCCAGCAGAAGAACATGATCGTCGCGGCTCAGACCAAGGTGCCGGACAAGAAGGACAACCTGCATGTCGGGATGGCCACGGTCCAGCCGGGCACCGGGCGGCTGCTGGCCGTGTACGGCGGGCCCGACTACGTGAAGAGTCAGCTCAACTGGGCGACGGCGAAGGCCCGGCCGGGGTCGGGATTCAAGCCGTTCGCGCTGGCCGCGGCGCTGAAGGACGGCAAGAGCATCTACGACATCTTCCAAGGCAACAGCCCGATCAAGATCCAGGGCCAGAAGCTCGGCAACGAGTTCAACCGGGACTACGGCGACGTCACGTTGCTGAAGGCCACCGAGCAGTCGATCAACACCGCGTTCTACGACCTGGTCGACAACAAGATGGACAACGGGCCGGACAAGGTGGTCACTGCCGCTGAAGCGGCCGGCATCCCGAAGACGAAGGTTCTCGAGGACGGGCGGCACAACCCGTCGACAGTGCTCGGCCCGGACCCGTACGCGTCCGCGGTCGACATGGCCGAGGCCTACGCGACGTTCGCGGCGGACGGCGTGTACGCGCCGCTGCACGTCATCAGCGAGGTCAAGGGCCAGGACGGCAAGGTGCTGTTCACCGACAAGAGCCTCGACAAGGACAAGAAGCAGGCGTTCACTCCGGACATCGCGCGGATGGTCAACTACGTCCTCCAGGACGTCGTGACCGGCGGCACCGGTACGGGCGCCAAGGCGCTTGGACGCCCGGTGGCCGGCAAGACCGGTACGGCGGGTGGCGTCGCAGTCGAGGACCGCACGAAGGACAATGCGTGCGGTGGCTGCATGGCGGGTTCCGCGACCCTGACCTCGTGGTGGACCGGCTACACTCCGCAGCTCTCGACCGCGGTGGTGTACCGGGCCGGCAAGACCGGTGAGAGCAACCTCGACCCGTACTCCTCCGACAAGGCGTTCTTCGGTGGGAACTGGCCCCTGCAGACCTGGCTGGCCTACATGAAGCCCGCCCTCAACGGCGTAGCCGAGGAAGCCTTCCAGGACCCGAACGCGGACCAGATCAAGGACACGACCACCCCGACGTACACGCCGCCGCCGAACACGCCGACGAATACGCCGACCAACACCCCGACCAACACGCCGCCCCCGAGCACACCCCCACCGAGCACTCCGCCGCCCAGCACGCCGGACAAGCCGACGAACACGCCGACCAATACCAAGCCGACGCAGCCGACCACCCCGGTGATTCCAACGCTGCCGACAGGCGGGCCGACGAAGCCAAGCAACACACCAAAGAAACCCGGCACCGGCGGCCAGTAG